CATGTGTGCTCCTGCTGCTTTGTCTGGCCCCTTTCATTGTCTTTTTCTTCGTCATGGCATGTGATCAGTACCAGTGCTCCATCAGCCACCCTTTACTAGACCTCTACAATAGTGATGCCACCCTGCTTACCATCTGGAACCGTGCCCCTTCCTTCACATGGGCTGCAGCCAAAATCTATGCCATCTGGGTCACTTTTCAGGTATGGAGAATTAAATCGGACGTGACTTGATTTGAATGGCTTTGCACTAAGGTAAGGTTGTCTCTACACTAGGTGGTGCTGTACATGTACGTTCCAGATTTCTTGCACAAGATCTTACCTGGCTATGTGGGAGGAGTTCAGGATGGTGCCCGAACACCAGCAGGTGAATGGATAAATGGGTTCAGAtctgttttgttcttttcttttgaaTAAATTGTTCAGTGTACCAAAATGTTTCAAATAcataatagtataatatagttTAGATGTGCTTTTTATAGGTTATTCAGGAGCGTGTTCTAGTCTGTCAAATCTAGTCTGTCGTATAATGTGGTTGTGTTGCTTTCAGGTCTGATTAATAAGTATGAGATCAACGGTCTACAGTGTTGGATAATAACTCATGTTTTGTGGGTGGCCAACGCTCAATACTTCCATTGGTTTTCACCAACCATCATCATCGACAACTGGATCCCTCTGTTGTGGTGCACCAACATCCTCGGCTATGCCGTGTCCACTTTTGCTTTCGTCAAAGCGTACGTGTTCCCTACCAACCCAGAAGACTGGTGAGAATATAATAGTTTTATAACATTCACaatgtgtctgtttgttttatgGTGCATTAATATTGATTAAATGTCCTGTTCTTGTTTGGCTCTTGCAGTAAATTCACCGGCAACATCTTCTATAACTACATGATGGGGATTGAGTTCAACCCTCGTATTGGACAATGGTTTGACTTCAAGCTTTTCTTCAATGGCCGGCCCGGTATCATAGCGTGGACTCTCATTAACTTGTCCTATGCTGCCAAACAGCAGGAGCTGTATGGTTATGTGACAAACTCCATGATATTGGTCAATGTTTTGCAAGTGAGTCAtcaaaccactagatggcactacaAAAAAAGCTAGAAGTACTGGCTAAGACAGAAGTACTGctgatttatgatttttttacctgTTGGACAACAAAAAATGACCTTGCATTAAAGGCCAATATCTAGGGACTACAAAGAGTTACAAAAActttttactgttctaacaatacATCATTACCATTTAACATTGCAACCAGGTGGTCAGTTGGTTAAAGCGATGGACTGCTAATCCACTGTGCTCTTCAGTCCCGAATCTCATCCACGTCGGCTCATGGCTTTGGTGTTGTAAAGCATCATGTCGAAACGTTATGTGCAGAATTCTCTCAAAGGAATTTGCATCACAACTTCTCCAACTACACCACAATATAGCAATAGGACAAACACAACAGGACGAGTAGTTTAGGCGATGGACTGCCTAAAGCTGCACACTGACGTGTGGGTTCGAATCCCATCGTCGTCACTGCTTTGGTGTCGTAAAGCATCATGTTGAAATGTTATGTCCAGTATTCTTTCAAAAGTACTTGGGTAACAACTTATGCTTTAGCTTGCAAGTAATAAAAGCTATCCAACTACATGATAATACACTGACAACAGGACAAGGTGTCTTGGTGGTTAAGGCGATAGACTACTAATCCATTGTGCTCTGCGTATGTGGGTCCAAATCAcagtgagttgtttttttttgttcttcgcCTGGCGAAGAAATGCCTTGACCAAATAATACACAAGGTTTAGATCATGTGCCAGAAGCCGTTGCAGTTACCAGGACCAGAACAGAACTTTAGTGGTGgcactaaagcacagaaagccGTTTTGACCGATAACATTAAATGCCGAAGAAACTTGGAGGAAATCTTGAACCAGcactaagaatgtgaatcaaatgcattcaaaactgaaaaaaataaaaataaatctcatatgggttctcttaacatttcaatgatattgctgcatcactgccttgcatCCCCTTTAAAAATGATCTGTCTTAATAATTTATTCCATATTAATGCATTGTTTGgcctttgcatttaatcttacatgagttctcttatatctctaatataatatatatcatGCCATATATGTTCGTCTTCtccaaatatgaataatattaaactattgctgtgacttgcagtgcactCTCTGTGCCTTTGAATACCAAAAACAAAATCGTTATTGCTGTGCATCCCTAGTTATTAATTTCAAACATCACTCATGCATCAATTTCACGTTTTGTTATCCTTGATTTATACCATAAATGCTCCTCATTCTTCTCTAAGGCCATCTATGTGTTGGACTTCTTCTGGAATGAAGCCTGGTACCTCAAGACTATTGACATCTGCCATGACCACTTTGGCTGGTATCTGGGTTGGGGAGACTGCGTCTGGCTTCCCTTCCTCTACACATTGCAGGTGTGTATCTGCTCCGTATTTTCAGCACTTCGAGATTGGATCCATTTTAGTGGATCCCTCGCCTCGTGTTCCTGAAATTGATGTTAGGATCTCTACAGACATTTCATGCCTTTAACTAATATTAGTCATGTCTTGGGAGAGTCTCATTCAGTGCAAGTTACAGAGAAGCTCACCTCCATTGTAATGCTAGATTAGTTGGTGCTGAGTACtcgattacttgtgcacatccctagatTGTACCCACCGAACTTGCCCATCACCCATCTTTGTTCCAGGACCTCAATTAATGACATGACATGTTTTGATGTGCAGGTAGTGTAAATCTCAGCATTCCTGTTCTTTCTTGATTTTAGGGCCTTTACCTGGTCTACAACCCAGTCCAGCTTTCCACGCCCCATGCCGCAGCTGTGCTTATTTTGGGTATTGTGGGATACTACGTCTTTCGCTCAACCAACCATCAGAAAGATCTTTTCCGTCGCACAGAAGGCAAATGCAAAATCTGGGGTAAGAAGCCCACCTTCATCGAGTGTTCGTACCGCTCAGCCGACGGCGGCATTCACAAAAGCAAGCTAATGACGTCAGGCTTCTGGGGAATGGCCCGTCACATGAACTACACGGGCGATCTGATGGGATCGTTGGCATACTGCATGGCCTGTGGCTTTGAGCACTTGCTGCCCTATTTTTACATCGTTTACATGACCATTCTACTGGTTCACCGTTGTGTGCGCGATGAGCACCGCTGTAGTAACAAGTACAGCAAGGACTGGGACCGCTACACCACGGCTGTGCCCTACCGCCTGCTGCCTGGTATCTTCTAGAGAGATTGCATTTCAACATATCCCAGACTGCCGTGTTTTAACCACAAAACAACTTTTACAGGAGTCTCAGTTAACAGTGTGTGCCTATGTATGAATAGAAGAGTTTCCAAAGATTATTTTGAGTGAATGTGAGCGTGTATGTGAAAATATCACTACAAGATTATCAATGTGGCACAATGCATTTCACTACAGATTGCCATTTTAAAAGACTCAAGATACTGTGAACTCATGGCTTAATGCTTTTGCATTTGATTAAGCTCTACAGTATATGGTAATTCAATATTGCACCTCTCGTGGAAAAAAGTTCttctatttgttgtttttttgataaGCAGGAAAACACATTGTACACAGTATATAGCTCATTATAGTTGAAAGGGGTAAAAGTAAGTGTCAGATGGAGCTTATCATTTCTATTCATATTTTTGCTACCAGACACACTATTCACACTACACAATTTTTACctctttgtttttgctttttctcATGGTGAAAACTTATTATACCTAGtgttcaacaaataaatataaagcaTAACTGTTTAACATCTTCATTGAAAGTGTATATTTCTGTGTGGTCAAACAGTTTGGGAACCCAGGATGATTTTCTGTATCATCAGCAGCAGGTACAAGAGAGTTTTGCGAATGACAgcttttttaaaacttaaaattatttttaattgttttaaaatttaaaattaaatgacatattaacatttatatttgacCTTTTCACTGAAAGATAATTTGTGTGGTAAAGTGTCACTTGGGACagctatataaaatgtaaaattatttaaatagatttcgatttaagaaaataaataaattattttgttttgcatttgattgactaaaaacatacatttcacaaaaaattaagaaattaaggCATGTAGGAGAGCAAATTAAAATTGATTtcctaaaatatttacattatattttacattttcactgAACATTAAATTGTTGTGGTAAAGTGTCACTTAGGACAgctatttaaaatgttacattattccaaaatgtttttgattaaataattgaaattaaataaaacattttttacattaaattgattacaaccccaattccgaaaaagttgggacagtatgaaaaataataataaaacccccaaaaaagatttgtaaattatattccccctttgctatattgaaagcaccacaactaaacATAATGATGATTTCCTTGagaatttcagttttttttaatgtactgtcatttcaaatcagatgaatgcaacacgctccaaaaaaagttGTGTGTTCAAACTGAAACcacaccatttcttctaataacacttattaagcatttgggcactgaagacacaagtttgttaagtttaaaaagtggaatttactcccattcatccattatgcaggtcttcagctgcacaattgtatgagGTCTTCGTTGTCGGATTGAGCGCTTCATAATGCTAagattggggcggctgtggctcaggtggtagagctggtcggccactaatcgcagggttggtggtttgattcccggcccacatgactccacatgccaaagtgtccttgggcaagacactgaacccgcAAGTACATCTGTTAGCGTTTCTGTGACATCTGACTGGTACAACAATGAATGAGAAGGAAATacagacattttgaatttgagcgAAAACCAAAAACCTTTCTAGGAAAAGTGATTTATAAAGTAACAAGTAAAATAATTGGGGCCTAGGCAGCTCAGCGAGTAtggacgctgactaccacccctggagtcacgagtttgaatccagagtgtgctgagtgactccaaccaggtcacctaagcaaccaaattggcccggttgctagtgaaggtagagtcacatggggtacccTCCTCGTGGTAGCAATtagtagttctcgctctcaatggggcgtgtggtaagttgtgcgtggatcgcggagagtagcatgagcctccacatgctgagtgactctagccatgTCTCATAaacaactaaattggcccggttgctagggagggtagagtcacatggggtaacctcctcgtggtcgcaattagtggttctcgctctcaatggggcatgtggtaagttgtgcatggatcgcagagagtagcatgagcctccacgtgctgtgagtctccgcggagtcatgcacaacgagccacgtgatgagaattgcggattgacgtctcagaagcagaggcaactgagacttgtcctccaccactcggAGTGAGGTGAGTAAACCGCGCcaacacgaggacctactaagtagtgggaattgggcattccaaattgtgataaaaggggattaaaaaataggaaaataattagtaatgtgatcatTTTTtagatgaagtaatcagtaaagtaatttgattacattttagagaagtaatgtgtagtggattatttattttgtgtaacttACCCAACTCTGCTCATTTTTGGACATCCAGAATGATATTAGGACAgctaatgtatttacatttttaagtaggctaatataaattaaattactaaaaaataaattaaaacgtaATTAGACATAGGTAAACATTTAACTGAAAGTAACATTTCTGTGTGGTAAAACATGCAGTTTGGGCATCCAGGATGATGTGTTGCATCTTCAACAGCAGATGGAGTGAGAGTCTTTCTAACAGAACAGCAACAAACCGGAAACAAGAAGACAGACACCTAAACATATTGTTGATTTCAAACATTTTTTCCACTCATTTGAGTTTAACTGAAACTGGAACACCATTTTTAATTAAACGCACCACTTGTGCTGTActattcatacataaatacacactccGCTCTCTTTTGAAagtaaacacacactcatacgcacCTGCGCTTTTATACATGATGGATTGGATCATAAATCTGAATGTTGCCTTTTCAAGCTTTCTCTCTCTGAAAGTAAATTAATGTGAAGGTAATTAATTTCAGCCCAAGACACTTTAAATCCATCAAAACACTGAACTGTTGAATTGGTGAATACAATCAGAAAGTTTAAAATAGCAAAACACTGTACTGGAACTGTTTTAATGGTCCTTTCTGGCATTTAAATAGTTTCTGACCACATAAAGCCCTGATAAGATTGTTCACGCTTACTATAATGGACATAAGCAAGTTGTGGTAATGGGATATGTATTGATTTCCCTTTTTTCCCCCTTACAAAGCTAAAGCAAAAACAGAAATGCCATCACAATACATTGCATTAGACTAAATGGCTGTCCAGAGGTTGATGGATGGAAGGACAAAAGCAGTTCAATGAAGtagatcttcatttgtgttcccaTGTGGTGGTGACTGCAAATCTGTTGGAGGCTTGTGTAGTACAGCGACAAAATATACGCCCAACTGATTGCGCTCTCTTAACAACCGCATAGCAAATCTACCGCTCTGGCATTGTGTCGAAAACTTTTTACAGGCAAAAAAGACATCTTTTTATCTTTTCTTAAGAGATCTAGTATTCATAAGACCGATTATAAGCTTTCAAGCTTGTAATGCCGTTGCTATACTGGGGAACCAATGAAAGAGCAGATACATCAAACAGCTGTAGGATACCAAAGGTCAcagtcatttttaaaaaatatgttatttcCTTGTTTTTATCTTAACTACAAATTAAATATTAAGCAAAGTTTATCAGTTAGATAGCAAAGAGGGAGAGGAATAAAAGAGGGCTGCGTCGGAGTTTACACATCCTTATTAGTGGTTTGGCTGAATTTCAGAGAGAAAGCAAACATGAGAAGAGATCAATATAACTAGTTTCGTGTGGACACTCTGGATgttttcccacacacacacacacacacacacacacacacacacacacacacacacacacacacacacacacataaaaaacgtCAAGTGTGTGCCGATTTTTCTTTCGCTGAAATCGGTATATGTTgactgaatttgaaaacactgcctccagaggctaaagcggtaagtgtttcaaagaatataaacaagtgtgacacacttttatatccaggagagtttgccagaagccagttgtaaagagaattgttttcagctgaacagggtgtaaaacagtgaagagaaatgcttattttatttaatcaaccccccaaccaaaacccaaatctaaccctaaccattactagagacaaaatgcaatgttagagACAAAAATGCAACATCCTTATCGTGCtcgtgattgtttatacaaacaaGATTACTTCCTCGTTCGATTGGGAATTGAACTGTGATCTCCCATGCAACTGACGCAACATGCTACCAGTCGAGCCACAAGGAAAAGTAATAGTTGTTGAGCCATTCCAAATATGTCCAATGGGAGATAAGGCATGCCAGTGAGTTGGAATACTGTTGCCGAATCTAGGGTAACGGAATTTTTCGGAAACAACgtgccgacttcccgtgtgatcatgtacTAATGCATGTGCACtgcaaaacataattttcttaatcagtatttttgtcaggttttccagttaaaatatctaaacattcttaaaacaacatacatttacagtACTTAAAAGCaaaaagacttgttttcagagaatgtatcttgaattaaTCTCATAATAAAacttaattcaatatatattccctgaaaacaagtcttaaagggatagttcacccaaaaaatgctctcatcatttactcaccctcatgccatcccagatttgtatgactttctttcttctactgaacacaaacaaagatttataggaGAATAtatcagatctgtaggtccatacagtgtaagtgaatggtgaccaaaacttaaaagctccaaaagcatataaaagaagcataaaaataatccacatgactccagtggttaaatccatgtcttcagaagcggtatgataggtgagaaacagttaaatatttacattattttttactatcaatctccactttcactttcttcttcttttggcgattcgcattcttcatgcatgtctccacctactgggcagggaggagaatgtatagtaaaaaaaataacctttttcACCCACACtgatcatatctcttctgaagatatggatttaaccacttgagtcacatTGACTaatttattatgcttttatgtgctttttggagcttcaactttctggtcaccattcacttgcattgtgtggacctacagggctgagaaattttctaaaaatcgttgcttgtgttctgtagaataaagaaagtcatacacatctgggatggcatgagggtgagtaaacgatgagagaattttcttaaagggatagtccacccaaaaattttaattctgttattcAATCTTTGTTTAgctccaaatccatatgactttctttctttcttctgaagaacatgaaaggagatgttagggaaaatgttagcctcagtcacctcagagaaatctaacaaaagtaagtaacatttatgcttaaaacaagaaaaaaactatttgccaacggtgcaaaaaaattaaataaataatcattaaaaaaaacaccattggacatattttgtcttgttttaagccTATAACTCATTAAATTGATTTATATATGTTCTGAAATTAAGACTTATATAAGACATAATATCTTATAACATTCTGCTTCtcaagaacatttttttttttttaaggatgagATATTTTTACCTGAATATAATatatgaatgattttttttttcagtgtaacatctcctttagtggtccatggaagaaagaaagtcatacagttttggagcaacattaaggtgaataaatgatgacagaatgccacatttttgtgtgaactatcccttaaatatcTTCTGCAATTTTGCTTCAATGGCAAATAATTTCAATGATTTTTTACTGATAAACAAAACAGTGATTGTGCAATAATGATTGAGAAAATGTTTTTGTGCTGCGTTTGAATTTGTGACCTTGAGGTATCAACAACCCCTATGTGACCTCATATGTGTCAGTGTGTTACTCACAGACTGAGGTGTGGCGTGTTTGGACGCTTCCAGCCCTCCATCATTCTTTGTCCTCCCTTTGTCTTAATACTTTTGTCAGGTGTAAGCTCTGTGTCTATCTCCTTCCTGGATGTAGGTGTTGAAGGATGATCAGAATGAGGcagactaaacaaacaaaaaggtcCTTGTGACCCTAAAGATCACCAGACGGCTTCACTCTGACTCCACCCCGTATTAAACAATACCACACACAGGAGGATTAGTTACTGCAGGCTTCATGGACATTAGTGGACAGTCTTTGCGAAATGCTCTCTACTGCACAGAGAGGCCTGTAATATCTTCATTGTTTCTCCTAGATACCACCGATATAGAGAGCAAATGAATACTTTTAGTAAGTCAGAGCTACTGCTATATTATCCCCATGAAGTCTCAACTCATACAGTGTTAACAGTTGTCTCttttggatttattttatttctttagtaTGAGCAATATACGCACTTCATTAGCAAGCACCACATCTTAGCCAAAAACTGTCATTCTGGAGAGCACTCAACTAGTCATGTAATGGTTTAGTGTCTGGACTGCTCACTCAACAGTTACGTGTTCAGTCCTGTACTCAGGAACGGCACATTTCTAAGACCTCAGAGTTGTGTAATGACAAAGACACTTCTCTCTGTGTGGATTGTTCCTGCATTTAGTGCATTAAAATCACTCTAGATGAAAGGTGTCTGCTAAATGGCAAGTAGCTTTTCAAGCATTTAGGCAGGAGGCATTTAGTGTGGAATGTTTGTGGATCAGTAAACTAGTAATCCAGAGACGATGTCAGACGATAATAGATAGTATCTTTTGGCAGTGGAATGTGTTGAGCAGGCCTTGGATAAAGACCTTGCAGCTTGTATCTTCCTGGCTGACTTAAAGCCATGCTCATCTGTGCAGATAAATTGTGCAAACAGGTGACTGTAAGCTTCTGTCAGCATGGGGTTGTCAAACACATCATCATATTTCGTATAACATTGCTTGCCATTTCCTGTACACACAAAATGCACACTCTGGTCCAACACATGGTACTTTCCACAAATTGGGTACACTCTCAGACAAAATGGCCTTCACTGGAGTGGTACCCTCAAAGGGACCTTTCCTGTACCTCTAGTTAAAATGTACCACTCGTTTTGGGTACTTAAATTTTATATAGGcatattttacatacatttacacatataaaaatattgggtaaaattaaccagaatttttaaaaatctttttttaatacgTTTACCACTGTACATCAGAGCGCGAGCGCAATGCAGGTTCATCAGCGCTGCACTGTTCGGGTGAAAGGGCCGGTGGTAGTCCCGTTCTGCTCATTCGCAGTGGCCGGCGGATGCACTGCGTGGTTTAATGTCGATGGCAAGTCTGTTCTTGTATCCCAGTCCAACAGTGGCAGAACAATTAATGATTCCTTCATATGAAACACATACCTGAGCATCAGTGAGATGCTAGCAACTTTCTGTGAATATATAACAGAAGGACCAACATGAGTATAATGCACAATGCTGtgaaaaacaatttcagaaatCCATAACACGATAAACATGCATTAAAATAGTTATGTCTTTTATATCTAAACAGGAATGCTCTTTTCTACTTACCTGCAATAGTAAAAAGCATCGCATCTGTTAATATGTCTGGCCACGCTGGATTTGACGGCAAAACCGGCAGTGTCAGAAATGCTCTGATTCAAAATGTGCAACACACGATAACATAAAGCTTGGTCAgactttaattacaaaacaacacatttattgttactttatCACATTATCTTATCCCATGATAAAGGATTTAATTTAGCCTTTTATAAAATGTTCCTGAGGTGGCAGCTGGATCTTATCTGAACTTGTAAAGCCTTGTCACTTGGATAAAACTGATATAAAACTTgcataaaatgtcatgtttctttTAATTTGCTGagtgtaatatataaaaataaaaaaacaaaacaaaaacaaatatatcttACCTTAAACTCTGTGTCCAAATAGCATTTTTCTATCGATCCTGGTGGATTTCAGTTATTTTTATCACCGTGTCTCTCATCATGGATAGCGCATGCGTAagtgaattaaatgtatttttaatagaatttatTAGGCTTTTCTATGTGgtagttttatttaaattattagagGACATGTTCTGTAATTATATCAAAGGAAATGTACTGCTTTTAATTAAAGACATATTTAACTGTTAAGTAAATCTTCCTAAAAAATGTCTAGGTAAACTGAAGATCTTATTTCCTTGGGTATATTTTAACCAATCTGTATGAATAGTCATTAACACcccccaaaatatttatttttttccagttaaaTTGTTTGACtcctgaaaaggacatttcaccccaaaaatgaaaattcagccattgtttactcacccctgtattattataacccaatatgactttctttctttttcttaacacaaagggagtaattgtgaaaaatatcaaatgatagtgatgtcatacagtgacagtttatagtgaccagctcttcaatcttcaaaatataattcagaagtctaataaattgtTCCATTAGACTCATGATTTTGTTGAACGCTtctgataaggtttggtgagaaacaaaccaagatcaaatgtattatttagtgaaaacttTCACGGATTGTTGATCTCCTCTGCGTGTTCATGATAgagcacgagagcaacagttcactcagccccctcacgacattggggcgttcaagcaaaaactaattttgtttatctaaaaacattcCTTTACAGtcatagtgacaacagaacacaatacaGCAGACACaatatgtctgaagagtttgtagtcgaagaattgatgcatttctatgcccggCCTTATTTTTCTGGacggtgccagttc
The sequence above is a segment of the Xyrauchen texanus isolate HMW12.3.18 chromosome 2, RBS_HiC_50CHRs, whole genome shotgun sequence genome. Coding sequences within it:
- the dhcr7 gene encoding 7-dehydrocholesterol reductase; translation: MTAPEAVRKRHKASSNGAGAGAKGHAKEPAQWGRAWEVDWFSLTCVLLLLCLAPFIVFFFVMACDQYQCSISHPLLDLYNSDATLLTIWNRAPSFTWAAAKIYAIWVTFQVVLYMYVPDFLHKILPGYVGGVQDGARTPAGLINKYEINGLQCWIITHVLWVANAQYFHWFSPTIIIDNWIPLLWCTNILGYAVSTFAFVKAYVFPTNPEDCKFTGNIFYNYMMGIEFNPRIGQWFDFKLFFNGRPGIIAWTLINLSYAAKQQELYGYVTNSMILVNVLQAIYVLDFFWNEAWYLKTIDICHDHFGWYLGWGDCVWLPFLYTLQGLYLVYNPVQLSTPHAAAVLILGIVGYYVFRSTNHQKDLFRRTEGKCKIWGKKPTFIECSYRSADGGIHKSKLMTSGFWGMARHMNYTGDLMGSLAYCMACGFEHLLPYFYIVYMTILLVHRCVRDEHRCSNKYSKDWDRYTTAVPYRLLPGIF